A window of Xiphophorus hellerii strain 12219 chromosome 19, Xiphophorus_hellerii-4.1, whole genome shotgun sequence contains these coding sequences:
- the LOC116708688 gene encoding uncharacterized protein LOC116708688, translating to MQTRCTTQKALELIQSSASPWDSDGEDIDLQPDSDSELSSDEETLPPPQKRASLGSEPSQTAKDGTVWREEQVGTHLDFTPIEPYATDGEPSAEARRSIQSRLQSFLCFITLDMLRSIQEWTTQHARQEQQDWFMDLPELMAFISVVILRGVNKVPSLCDSWSANLGNPRIIATMARSRFQNIMRHLRFDDMLTRSERAETDKFAAISDVWGSFVTNCIASYNPGRHITIDAQLYPSKARCCFLQYIATKPDKFGIKFWVACDLKSQYICNAFPYLGKDPNRPSGERLSETVVMRLMEPFMDKGRTVTTDNFFTSLSLAQRLLSRKTTILGTVNERSREIPQSARQMDRTEFTTQVFSTTGATLTVYAPKRKKAVYVLSSMHSVVETEDTTKRKPNTVTDYNKTKCGVDVMDQMVREYSVRAGTRRWPVAVFYNMIDMAALNAHVLYQACIGVQERRVDFLVELAKELANSHVSEKKAHKEKLLRQQPATPSPGKRAKCQVNHRCKTNNATVRCVNCYKYTCGKCTRVIPWQCQVCSDSADRLLNEC from the exons atgcagacgAGGTGCACCACTCAGAAGGCATTGGAACTGATTCAGAGCAGTGCCAGCCCTTGGGATTCAGATGGAGAAGACATAGACCTTCAACCGGATTCGGACTCTGAGCTGTCTTCAG ATGAGGAGACTCTCCCTCCACCACAAAAGAGAGCTAGTTTGGGGAGTGAGCCGTCACAGACCGCGAAAGATGGCACAGTGTGGCGTGAAGAACAAGTGGGGACACATCTCGATTTCACTCCAATAGAACCGTACGCCACAGATGGAGAGCCAAGCGCTGAGGCCAGACGAAGTATCCAGAGTCGCCTTCAgagcttcctctgttttatcACTCTTGACATGCTTCGTAGCATTCAAGAATGGACAACTCAACATGCACGTCAGGAGCAGCAGGATTGGTTCATGGATCTCCcggaactaatggcatttatttccgTCGtcatcttgcggggggtgaacAAGGTTCCATcgctatgtgacagctggtcagcaaacctgggaAACCCAAGGATCATTGCAACTATGGCCCGAAGCCGCTTCCAAAACATCATGCGACACCTACGCTTTGATGACATGCTTACACGCAGTGAGCGAGCGGAGACCGATAAGTTTGCTGCAATCTCCGATGTTTGGGGATCGTTTGTCACCAACTGCATCGCATCCTACAACCCCGGTCGACACATCACTATTGATGCACAGCTTTATCCATCAAAGGCTCGCTGCTGTTTCCTGCAATACATTGCAACAAAACCGGACAAGTTTGGCATCAAGTTTTGGGTGGCTTGCGACTTGAAATCACAGTACATCTGTAATGCCTTCCCATATCTTGGCAAGGACCCCAATCGTCCCAGCGGGGAGAGACTGTCCGAAACTGTAGTGATGAGGCTGATGGAACCGTTCATGGACAAGGGCAGAACTGTAACCACGGACAATTTCTTTACATCACTGTCACTTGCACAACGACTGCTTAGCCGGAAAACCACTATCCTCGGCACAGTCAACGAGAGAAGCCGGGAAATTCCTCAATCCGCTAGGCAGATGGATCGCACTGAATTCACCACTCAGGTGTTTTCAACCACTGGTGCCACGCTGACGGTGTATGCGCCCAAAAGGAAGAAGGCCGTTTACGTTCTCAGCAGCATGCACAGCGTGGTTGAGACTGAGGATACCACCAAAAGGAAGCCAAACACGGTCACggattacaacaaaacaaagtgcggtgtggatgtgatggaccaaatggtgcgggagtacagcgtgcgtgcaggaacacggagatggccagttgcggtgttctacaacatgattgacatggcagcactgaatgcacatgtgctttatcaggcatgcattggggtgcaggagagacgggtggacttcctggtggAGCTCGCAAAAGAGTTGgctaactctcatgtgagtgagaagaaggcgcacaaggagaaactgcttcggcaacaacctgccacacccagcccaggcaaaagggcgaagtgtcaggtcaaccatcgatgcaagACCAATAATGCGACTGTGAGATGCGTTAACTGCTACAAATACACATGTGGCAAATGCACCAGGGTCATACCCTGGCAGTGCCAGGTATGTTCCGACAGTGCAGACAGACTGCTGAATGAGTGCTGA